A segment of the Pseudomonadota bacterium genome:
GCGAGGGCAAGGCGGCTTCCGACGACAACCAGTACATCGAGCACCTGCAGGCCGACCTGGGCCAGGCCACACAGATGTTCGGCCAGATCTTCAACGGCGCGGTGAGCACCGAGACCGGAAATGTGATGTACCAGGCCAGCCTGAACAACCAGATCACCATGGAGATGGCCCAGGTCACGGCCCAGAACGCGCAGGTGCGCCACGGCATCCTGAGCCGCTACAACCAGGTGGCCAACGGTCTCGGCGGCCAGTACGGTTCGATGGGTGACTACGGCACGATGGGCGGCTACGGCCGCACCTATGGCGCCGGTGCCTATGGTGGCGGCTACGGCACGATGGGCGGCTACGGAACGATGGGCGGCTACAACGCCTATCCGAGAACGAGCTACAGTGTCAACGTCCAGCCCGGCGTTCCCGGCTACGGTTCCTATCCCACGGCGATGGGCGCGGGCGGCTATCCGATGGGTGCCCCGTCTGGCGCCTTCGTGGGCGGTGCGTATCCTAGCCAGGGGTACCCAGCGTAGCCGTCGCGAAGTCGACCACCGCCCGCTGGGTCTGCGGCGACTGGGTGTCGACCCCGGCCCCGTGCCCGCCGTCAACGTCGAGCCAACGCCGCTCACGTGACGAAGCGCGGCTGGCGGCGTACAGCTGCTTCCCCATCTCATACGGGATGAGCGGGTCATCTGGCGCGTGCAGGAACAAGATGGGGCAGTCGATGCGCGCAACGCGATCGACGCTGGGGAACAGGTTTCGACAGAGCAGACGCGCAGGCAGCCAGGGGTAGAGCCGCGCGCCCATGTCGGCCACCGAGGTGAACGTCGACTTGAGCATGAGCGCCCGAGGCGCGTGCTTCTCGGCCAGCCAGGTCGCGACGCCACCGCCCAGAGACTCGCCATACACGACGATCTCCGCGGGGGAGATGCGCAGCGTCTCGGTGAGATACCGCCAGGCGGCCTCCGCATCGCGGTAGAGCCCCTGCTCGAACGGCTCCCCCTCGCTGCGCCCGTATCCGCGGTAGTCGAACATGAGAACGTTGAGGCCCGCCCGATGCCACGTGCGAATCGAGCCGAGATGGGTCGACAGGTTCCCCCCGTTGCCGTGACAGTAGAGCATCCAACGGCCGCTCGCGGAGCCGCGAACGACCCAGGCGCTGAGGCGCACGCCGTCTTCGGCGGTGAGAGCGACCTCGTCGTAGGCGAGGCCGAGATGCCGGGGGGTGTAGCTGAGGGCGCGAGCGGGCACGTAGACAAGCCTGCCCTGCATGACGTAGAATGCGGCGCAGATCGAAGCATAGATCGTGGCGATGCAGACTGCGATGGTCACGGCGAGGCGCATGCGACCTCCATTCCCGGGTGAAGGTGACTTCTTCCGCCGAGACCGCTCCCCTGCCGCGCGCAAGCCCGCGGATCGCGTGCACTCGATCGCGCGGTGCGGAACCCACGGGCGAGACGCG
Coding sequences within it:
- a CDS encoding alpha/beta hydrolase translates to MSVSRRGRWRGQGLLLRWVATAHVEDVASRPWVPHRAIECTRSAGLRAAGERSRRKKSPSPGNGGRMRLAVTIAVCIATIYASICAAFYVMQGRLVYVPARALSYTPRHLGLAYDEVALTAEDGVRLSAWVVRGSASGRWMLYCHGNGGNLSTHLGSIRTWHRAGLNVLMFDYRGYGRSEGEPFEQGLYRDAEAAWRYLTETLRISPAEIVVYGESLGGGVATWLAEKHAPRALMLKSTFTSVADMGARLYPWLPARLLCRNLFPSVDRVARIDCPILFLHAPDDPLIPYEMGKQLYAASRASSRERRWLDVDGGHGAGVDTQSPQTQRAVVDFATATLGTPG